Genomic segment of Aphelocoma coerulescens isolate FSJ_1873_10779 chromosome 6, UR_Acoe_1.0, whole genome shotgun sequence:
GCAGACGAGAAAAATTTGATTTTCTGGGATGCTAAAGGGGACAAGGGGGGAAGAAATCACACAGTATTTAAGTCATCTCATCTCCACATAAGTGACTACAGCAACTATATAATGAAGACTTTATTTTTACTACCTGCTCATTACTTTTGATTTCTGAATCTCTGCCTCCACAAAGATTATCTTCATTATTGTTTGCACTCATCACACCGTTGCTTAATTCTGGTGGCCTAATTAGGTTTGATCCACATCTGTTCCCACTGGGTTTTGTTGTTAACACTGAATCCATCTTGTTAAAATGTGGTACATAATTTTCATTTGACCCTTGAAAAGTTTCAGAACAGTCTTCCAACACCATGTAGTTGTCTAGCATTTTTGCTCCAGCAATTAGCTGATTTGGGCCTTTTGGCATATCAGCAGATTTTAGCACTTCGGATGTAGCACCAGAACAGTCTTCTTTATGATCAGACGAAGAAAAACCTATCTTTTTACCATTGATAAGTGACACATGTTCTTCTAGATTCAAGCCAGACACCTGTGTGCATACACATGGAGCTTCTAAATGACGATCATCGGCTTGGTTATTctttgtttctatttctggtggaCTACTGACAGCAAATGAATTAAGATTTCCCTTTGAAAAAGCAACCCCGTTATTATTGTCTAGAGGTAGTGACTCTTCTGTTAGGAAATGATTTTTCCTATCTAGTGGTCCACTGTTGGTTACAGAAGTAAAAAAGTTATTTGTATCTGCAagttcaagtggtagctttggaaaggttttcatttttctcaaaGAACCTTTCTTAAAAAGGCCATCTCTCTCCAGGTCAATAACACATGATTTTATATCCAAAGCAACACTAGCAAAACTGTCAGTATACACTGCATGTTTGTCCTCTTCTTTGCTCTTTTCAGTTTGTGTTGCAAGTTGAGAATGCTGAGTTTTCTCATTATCCAGATCAATTTGCATTTCCTTTAAACCACTTTCTCTGCCAGTCACCATGGTAACTACAGAAGAGTTGTTATGACAGGCAGTTGTCACATCTTCCACTGCAGACGAATCACCTGCTATGTTGTTTTTGtcatttaaatataatttagaTCCCAAACTTCTCTGACACATTCTTCCCTTCCACATGTTGTCACAGACATCTAGATACAAAAACAGATGCTTTTATTAAATGTGTATTTAAACCTTCTAATCTGTCCTAGTAAATCTTTATATTGTTTTTTCTGGCATTGCTGTTACTATCTTCAGTACGTTACACAAATTCTCTACTTTGAACAAATCACTTTGAATCATAAGGGGCACTCTAAATATATTATGTTAATTAAGAGTTGCATATCTCCAGTTCCCCACCACCAATctacaaatatttaataatgATTTGCTCTAATCGAGAAAGGAACCTATAACAGGAGAGCACACAAACACAgtcttttaaaaagcattagATATGTCAGGCAATCTAAAGTTTTAGACTAAATACATTTAAGGTTACCTTGAGAAGCACCAAATGATTCAATTGAAAGAACTCTTCTTCCAACAGCAGACAAGCTTCGACAAATATTACTTGATGAAGCaatcttcattttttcttcacATAATGACAAAATGCTCTAGAGAAAATGAACGTTAAGTACTTATTTAATAATGAATAGATTTGTGAATTTTGACTAACATGTATGATGTTAACTCCCACAGAACATCTGAATTTATATGATGCTACACTGGAGGTCTTTCTTCTACAATTCTTTATACTGCATGTTTCTATTATGTGGTTGAATTAATTTCTTGTTTTTACCATAGGCTATTATGAAGTCATTTAATACAATTCAAGTTTTAGCCTACAGTTAGAACATCAAGAACAACTGATAAAAATTATCTTAAATGTTATCCTTTATGAATAACATAGTGAAAATGCAAAAAGCTAGAGTGTTGATTACTTTTTTAAACAGCCAATGCTTCACTAGAATTCAGTGACACAGGCAGGATGATGAATGTTTCATTACTGAAATTACATGAAAATTAAACCCTAAATCTtttaaaaactgcaaaatacAAATATCTAGAAAGCAATATTCCCAGTTAGAGAAAGCAATCATTATCAGATCACAAGAAGTAACAGTCCTTCGTATCTCTAATCTGCAGCCTGAGCACCATTTGATGGCATTAGCACTGGTCTCACACACAATTAACTACAGAT
This window contains:
- the KNDC1 gene encoding kinase non-catalytic C-lobe domain-containing protein 1 isoform X5 is translated as METLGAAEDVFYEEEEEEEVNCYDFEPLPTLLEDEENVSLADILSLRDSCLTEQDIWAICLECCHSLKSIAHSAIFQTLCITPDTLAFNTNGNVCFMEQLSDDPEGAFVPPEFDITGNTFEAHIYSLGATLKAAIEYIVEPETETEFGQDLHTLLEQMQEDNPENRPDIESILSLCEEKMKIASSSNICRSLSAVGRRVLSIESFGASQDVCDNMWKGRMCQRSLGSKLYLNDKNNIAGDSSAVEDVTTACHNNSSVVTMVTGRESGLKEMQIDLDNEKTQHSQLATQTEKSKEEDKHAVYTDSFASVALDIKSCVIDLERDGLFKKGSLRKMKTFPKLPLELADTNNFFTSVTNSGPLDRKNHFLTEESLPLDNNNGVAFSKGNLNSFAVSSPPEIETKNNQADDRHLEAPCVCTQVSGLNLEEHVSLINGKKIGFSSSDHKEDCSGATSEVLKSADMPKGPNQLIAGAKMLDNYMVLEDCSETFQGSNENYVPHFNKMDSVLTTKPSGNRCGSNLIRPPELSNGVMSANNNEDNLCGGRDSEIKSNEQ